The following DNA comes from Pseudomonadota bacterium.
GGAGCTGCTCAGCGAAGTGGCCTTGCTGCTGGCCCGTGCCGTAGACTCCGCCGCCCTTCGGGAGCGCCAGGCGTGACCAAGATCTTGTACGTCGAGGACAACGACTTCAATGTGTACGTGGTCAGGCTCCGGCTGGTTCGGGCCGGCTTCGAGGTGGTGATCGCGGCCACCGCCGAACAGGGCTTGGCCATGGCGCTCAGCGAGGCGCCCGACCTCATCCTCATGGATCTCAGCCTGCCGGAGCTCGACGGCTGGGAGGCCACGCGCCGGCTCAAGGCGGCAGCCGAGACCAAGGATATCCCCGTCATCGCGCTTTCGGCGCATGCGATGACCGGCGACCGCGAGCGCGCGCTCGCGGCCGGCTGCGACGATTATGAGACCAAGCCCGTCGACTTCACCCGGCTTGTCAGCAAGATCAACGAGCGGATCAAGGGGGCGTAGGCAAGCCCCCGCCTTCGTACCGGCTATTTCTTGATGCAGTTCTCCGGGTTCACATTCGCCCCATCGTAACTGCCCTGGGCGTTGGGATAGATGTACCAGACGGACACGCCAAATTTGTCGCAGCTGTTGAACCCGACGAAACGGGCCTTGTCGTCGGCGCAGGCCCCAAGCGCGAGGCCGACGGAAGCAGCCAGCAGGCTCCAAACAAATGCACGTCGGATCGTTGCCATGGAACGTCTCCTCATGGAGGGGTGGATTGACGGGAAGTCTCTGTTTCCAGCAAATCTTCGCCCAGATGAGTGGCCGCTGTCCACTCTCGGCGTCTTGCGCCGTTCCCGCCAGACTCGGTATTATTCGATCGGCGCGGGTGTAGCTCAATGGCAGAGCAGAAGCTTCCCAAGCTTACGACGAGGGTTCGATTCCCTTCACCCGCTCCAGGCACCCCATCGGACCTGCGCTCGGCGACCGTAGACGGGCGGTCCGGGTAGAACGGAAACTGCGTCAGCGCCACCCGCGTCCCCGAGGGGAGCGCGAGGGTTGATCTGCCGGCCGAGACGAACGCCACCGAACCCGGACCGGGGGTTCCCACACATTGCAAGGATGTCGGGTCCGCCGGGCCGTTGATCGTCGGTCGGCCGGCGAAAACCAGCAGCGTCCCGCTGAAGGAGGGTATGAGGGTCGCGAGCATCGACCCCGAG
Coding sequences within:
- a CDS encoding response regulator, encoding MTKILYVEDNDFNVYVVRLRLVRAGFEVVIAATAEQGLAMALSEAPDLILMDLSLPELDGWEATRRLKAAAETKDIPVIALSAHAMTGDRERALAAGCDDYETKPVDFTRLVSKINERIKGA